Proteins from a single region of Roseburia sp. 831b:
- the pdxT gene encoding pyridoxal 5'-phosphate synthase glutaminase subunit PdxT: MKIGVLAVQGAFIEHEKIIESLGAACIEIRKKEDLDDIDGVILPGGESTVQGQLLQKLDILAPLRALIKDGLPTLATCAGLILLAGNIDEDPTVHLGTLPVTVKRNAYGRQLSSFLTDADFKPIGNVPMMFIRAPYVVQANEGVDILSEVDGRIVAVKYHNQIGLAFHPELTKDTRIHQYFLDVVTQNRQSLPR, from the coding sequence GTGAAAATAGGTGTACTCGCTGTTCAGGGAGCTTTTATCGAACATGAAAAAATCATAGAATCCCTCGGTGCTGCCTGTATCGAAATCCGTAAAAAAGAGGATTTAGACGACATCGACGGCGTTATTCTTCCTGGCGGTGAGAGTACCGTCCAGGGACAACTTTTACAAAAACTAGATATTCTTGCGCCTCTTAGAGCGCTCATAAAAGATGGGCTGCCGACACTTGCTACCTGTGCCGGACTGATTTTACTCGCCGGTAACATTGATGAGGACCCGACTGTCCATCTTGGGACATTACCGGTCACCGTAAAACGAAATGCTTACGGCAGACAGCTTTCAAGCTTTCTTACCGATGCTGATTTTAAACCAATTGGTAACGTTCCCATGATGTTCATCCGCGCCCCTTACGTGGTACAGGCCAATGAGGGTGTGGACATCCTGTCGGAAGTTGACGGTCGCATTGTGGCAGTAAAATACCACAACCAGATTGGACTGGCCTTTCATCCTGAGTTAACGAAAGATACCAGAATCCATCAATATTTTTTAGATGTTGTTACACAGAATAGGCAATCATTACCCAGGTAA
- a CDS encoding ABC-2 transporter permease — protein MAGLIEKDIRLLLQRKALLILFFVISIVVGFAKDGTFILGYLPFLTAMILMSTISYDELDNGYQFLMTLPISERLYVKEKYVFCMGGTALAWVLAVILYMAAQISSGTKMVLSEQALEFLMFLCVVCFLMAIMLPVQIKFGAERGRIVLLCVAGGAAAVVALITGFVNLSAGNVPLYLAGNISDSVIAIGSVVVTLLVLVISYHASVKIMEKKEF, from the coding sequence ATGGCAGGATTAATCGAAAAAGATATTCGCTTATTGTTACAGCGAAAAGCACTTCTTATTTTATTTTTTGTAATATCGATTGTAGTAGGCTTTGCCAAGGATGGAACCTTTATTTTAGGCTATCTTCCGTTTCTGACCGCAATGATTTTAATGAGCACTATATCGTATGATGAACTGGACAATGGTTATCAGTTTCTGATGACACTTCCAATATCGGAGCGGCTATATGTGAAGGAAAAATATGTCTTTTGTATGGGTGGAACTGCGTTGGCATGGGTTCTTGCAGTCATTTTGTATATGGCAGCCCAGATATCTTCAGGAACGAAGATGGTGTTATCCGAACAGGCTTTGGAATTCCTGATGTTTTTATGTGTGGTATGCTTTCTTATGGCGATTATGCTGCCGGTACAGATAAAATTTGGCGCAGAAAGAGGAAGAATTGTTTTACTTTGCGTCGCTGGTGGAGCGGCAGCGGTAGTGGCTTTAATTACCGGATTTGTCAATTTGTCAGCGGGTAATGTACCATTATATTTGGCAGGCAATATAAGTGATTCTGTAATTGCAATTGGAAGTGTCGTGGTAACACTCCTTGTTCTTGTGATTTCCTACCATGCCAGCGTTAAAATTATGGAAAAAAAAGAATTTTAG
- a CDS encoding ABC transporter ATP-binding protein, with the protein MIEMKNVQKSYGAYHLDLSMEIPDGRITGLVGKNGAGKSTVIKLLLGLVKPDAGSIFVLDKSEETLTPEKKQQIGVSMAEAGFSSQLNINDIEHILAKMYPKFERSYFKQKCQELALPTNKRIQEFSTGMKAKLRVLTAMTHKAKLLILDEPTAGLDIEARNEILDMLREYVMADEERTVLITSHISSDLENLCDDIYMIHDGKIILHEDTDIITEQYGVLKVKEQQYRELDKDFILSTKKENYGYACFVSDKNFYKENYPEIVVENGGIDELILMMTGGKREWQD; encoded by the coding sequence ATGATTGAGATGAAGAACGTCCAAAAGAGTTATGGAGCGTATCACTTAGATTTGTCGATGGAGATTCCAGACGGCAGAATCACAGGACTTGTAGGAAAAAATGGAGCCGGAAAAAGCACCGTTATTAAATTACTGTTAGGACTTGTAAAACCGGATGCCGGAAGCATTTTTGTTTTGGATAAAAGCGAAGAAACCTTAACGCCGGAGAAAAAACAGCAGATAGGGGTATCCATGGCGGAAGCGGGATTTAGTTCGCAGTTAAATATCAATGACATAGAACATATTTTAGCAAAGATGTATCCGAAATTTGAGCGTTCGTATTTTAAACAAAAGTGTCAGGAACTTGCACTTCCAACCAACAAAAGAATTCAGGAATTTTCAACCGGAATGAAAGCAAAACTGCGTGTACTGACTGCAATGACCCACAAGGCAAAACTTTTGATTTTAGATGAGCCGACCGCAGGGCTTGATATTGAAGCAAGAAATGAAATTTTAGATATGTTGCGCGAATATGTTATGGCAGATGAAGAACGCACGGTGTTGATTACCTCTCATATTTCTTCGGATTTAGAAAACCTATGCGATGATATTTACATGATTCACGATGGAAAAATTATTTTGCATGAGGACACGGACATTATTACAGAACAGTATGGTGTGTTAAAAGTAAAGGAACAGCAATACCGTGAATTAGACAAAGATTTCATTTTAAGCACAAAAAAAGAAAACTATGGATATGCCTGCTTTGTTAGTGATAAAAATTTTTATAAGGAAAATTATCCGGAAATCGTGGTAGAAAACGGAGGAATCGATGAATTGATTCTGATGATGACAGGAGGGAAAAGAGAATGGCAGGATTAA
- a CDS encoding GntR family transcriptional regulator: MHIILNHSSMVPIYEQLMEQIKSEIMNASLKENDALPSVRTLAGELRISALTVKKAYDKLEEDGFVTTVHGKGTYVTASDQQLALEARTKTVEADFEKAIDRAKIIGLSKDEILEIVTLLLDEN, from the coding sequence ATGCATATTATTTTGAATCATTCATCGATGGTTCCGATATACGAGCAGCTGATGGAGCAGATTAAATCAGAGATTATGAATGCTTCATTGAAAGAGAACGATGCACTCCCTTCGGTAAGGACGCTTGCAGGAGAGTTGCGAATCAGTGCATTAACGGTAAAAAAGGCTTACGACAAGTTAGAGGAAGATGGTTTTGTTACAACCGTACATGGAAAAGGTACCTATGTGACGGCATCGGACCAACAGCTTGCGTTAGAGGCCAGAACAAAGACGGTTGAGGCGGATTTTGAAAAGGCGATTGACCGGGCAAAAATAATCGGACTAAGCAAAGATGAAATTTTAGAAATTGTAACCTTATTGTTAGACGAGAATTAG
- the rsgA gene encoding ribosome small subunit-dependent GTPase A, which translates to MSEIRIRKERENEKRETEYVTLRAFWNLHGSGCEEHLFVHLMRESDCYEKELSRVAELDGKVVGVILYAKAKVVDGDKTHEVLTFGPLAVEPTCQSMGIGEKLLKETISLAKEAGYPGIVIYGEPDYYSRHEFQTCDKFGITTPQGENFDALMAYPLDEETFGNIHGKFYESDVYEKCKDANALDELTAQFPYHKPLKLSCQWLHKERLGRICEIQKNTYKIKFWEKELQGKLKGTFLRDGKELPVVGDYVTFQYNPLGDSIITSVCERKSLLKRPDQSGHAFGYVKNMQEQVMVSNFDYVFIVASLNDNYNFNRIARYVSITLDGNGIPVVILTKVDLCSNPGRYVREVESLSDKVRVHTISALYGIGLDEVQDYLLPGNTIAILGSSGVGKSTLVNALVGREVMKTSGIREGDAKGRHTTTYRQLIELSNGAVIIDTPGMRELGMCDVEEGIDETFSDIAELETHCKFRNCKHDTEPGCAVKKALEDGTLSRERYQLYQGLHHESNKAAKMKSISKMRKAIKKK; encoded by the coding sequence TTGAGCGAAATAAGAATCAGAAAAGAAAGAGAAAACGAAAAGAGAGAAACAGAATATGTAACACTGCGTGCCTTTTGGAATCTGCATGGATCGGGATGCGAGGAACATTTATTCGTACATCTTATGAGAGAATCGGATTGTTACGAAAAAGAACTAAGTCGTGTTGCCGAACTGGACGGAAAAGTGGTAGGTGTCATCCTGTATGCAAAGGCAAAAGTAGTTGACGGTGACAAAACGCATGAGGTTCTTACGTTTGGTCCATTGGCGGTGGAGCCGACGTGTCAGAGCATGGGGATTGGTGAGAAACTGCTAAAAGAAACAATTTCTCTTGCAAAAGAAGCGGGATATCCAGGAATTGTAATCTATGGAGAACCGGACTATTATTCAAGACATGAATTTCAAACCTGCGATAAGTTTGGAATCACAACACCACAAGGAGAAAATTTTGATGCCTTGATGGCATATCCGCTAGATGAGGAAACGTTTGGAAATATTCATGGAAAGTTTTATGAGAGTGATGTGTATGAAAAATGCAAAGATGCTAATGCATTAGATGAACTGACGGCGCAATTCCCATATCACAAACCATTAAAGCTTTCCTGTCAGTGGCTTCATAAGGAAAGACTTGGAAGAATCTGCGAGATTCAGAAAAACACGTATAAGATTAAATTCTGGGAAAAGGAATTACAGGGAAAATTAAAAGGTACATTTTTACGGGATGGAAAGGAGCTTCCGGTGGTCGGAGATTATGTGACGTTTCAGTATAATCCATTGGGGGATTCGATAATTACGTCTGTCTGCGAGAGAAAGAGTTTGTTAAAACGTCCGGATCAGTCAGGGCATGCGTTTGGATATGTAAAAAATATGCAGGAACAGGTGATGGTTTCCAATTTTGATTATGTGTTTATTGTGGCATCCCTAAATGACAACTACAATTTTAATCGGATTGCAAGGTATGTTTCCATCACATTGGATGGAAATGGTATTCCGGTTGTGATTTTAACAAAAGTGGATTTATGCAGCAATCCGGGAAGGTATGTAAGGGAGGTGGAGAGCCTGTCAGATAAAGTCAGAGTGCATACCATCAGTGCGTTATACGGCATCGGCCTGGATGAGGTACAGGATTATCTTTTGCCGGGAAATACTATTGCAATCCTCGGATCTTCCGGCGTTGGTAAATCGACACTTGTAAACGCGCTTGTGGGGCGTGAAGTCATGAAAACTTCCGGGATTCGGGAGGGGGATGCAAAAGGCCGGCATACCACAACTTATCGTCAGCTGATAGAACTTTCGAATGGGGCTGTTATCATCGATACGCCAGGGATGCGGGAACTTGGCATGTGTGATGTAGAAGAAGGGATTGATGAAACATTTTCTGACATTGCAGAGCTGGAAACGCATTGTAAGTTCCGTAACTGCAAACATGATACGGAGCCAGGCTGTGCAGTCAAAAAAGCATTAGAGGATGGAACGTTATCGAGGGAGCGTTACCAGCTCTATCAAGGCCTGCATCACGAGAGCAACAAGGCGGCAAAGATGAAGTCGATTTCCAAGATGAGAAAAGCAATTAAGAAAAAATAA
- a CDS encoding HD-GYP domain-containing protein has protein sequence MAYIVVSYVKATEKGKITRNRWFDALMVAAPWSVLFDGLTAWTVNHLAQIPRPVNNLLHLIFFLSMDVMIIITSMYMYDQLVGFCKTNKKRNLPLFLPGVLSLVLIIAGINRIEYLHGEITNYSMGFSVYVCYASLLFHYGAILYLVIARHRFLPKDKMLGTVSFIEIVGVILVIQIIFPEVLLTSICPTVLMLGIYIDFENPSIRKLTQYNEEMADGFATMVENRDNSTGGHIKRTRSYVNLMLHKMRHNKRYQDIVNKDYLIHVSNAAPLHDIGKIATPDRILQKPGKLTDEEYEIMKEHAARGGEIIQNTFQNLESPEFQKIAYEIARYHHEKYNGKGYPDGISGERIPLHARVMAIADVFDAVSQKRCYRDAMPIDACFAIIEKGAGTDFDPNLVSIFLEAREEVEKLMGEF, from the coding sequence ATGGCATATATAGTTGTTTCCTATGTAAAGGCAACAGAAAAAGGAAAAATCACGCGTAACAGATGGTTTGATGCGCTGATGGTGGCTGCACCGTGGTCTGTTTTATTCGATGGACTGACTGCGTGGACAGTAAATCATCTTGCACAAATTCCAAGACCGGTAAATAACCTGTTGCATCTTATATTTTTCCTGTCGATGGATGTAATGATAATCATAACATCCATGTATATGTATGACCAACTGGTCGGATTTTGTAAGACGAATAAGAAAAGGAATCTGCCTCTTTTTTTGCCGGGAGTGCTGTCTCTTGTATTAATTATTGCTGGAATCAACCGGATTGAGTATCTTCATGGTGAAATTACAAACTACTCCATGGGATTTTCAGTGTATGTCTGCTATGCGTCGTTATTGTTTCATTATGGCGCAATCTTGTATCTTGTGATTGCCAGACACCGCTTTCTGCCAAAAGACAAAATGCTTGGAACAGTGTCATTTATCGAGATTGTTGGAGTGATTTTAGTCATACAAATCATATTCCCGGAGGTGTTGCTGACATCAATTTGTCCAACGGTGCTAATGCTTGGAATATATATTGATTTTGAGAATCCATCGATTCGAAAACTCACACAGTACAATGAGGAGATGGCAGACGGCTTTGCAACGATGGTGGAAAACAGGGATAATAGTACCGGTGGACACATCAAAAGAACAAGGTCTTATGTTAACCTCATGCTTCACAAGATGCGGCACAACAAACGCTATCAGGATATTGTAAACAAAGATTATCTTATTCACGTGAGCAATGCAGCACCATTGCACGATATTGGAAAAATTGCGACGCCAGACCGGATTTTGCAAAAGCCAGGCAAGCTGACAGATGAAGAGTATGAAATTATGAAGGAGCACGCGGCGCGCGGGGGAGAGATTATTCAAAATACGTTTCAAAACCTGGAAAGCCCTGAGTTTCAAAAAATTGCATACGAAATCGCACGATATCATCATGAAAAATATAATGGAAAAGGGTACCCGGATGGAATTTCCGGGGAGCGGATACCACTCCATGCAAGAGTGATGGCAATTGCAGATGTGTTTGACGCAGTTTCACAGAAAAGATGTTATCGCGACGCAATGCCCATAGATGCGTGCTTTGCAATCATTGAAAAGGGAGCAGGAACAGATTTTGATCCCAATCTGGTCTCCATTTTCCTGGAAGCGAGAGAAGAAGTGGAGAAATTGATGGGGGAATTTTAA
- a CDS encoding damage-control phosphatase ARMT1 family protein encodes MKMQEKCLPCVVNQAIKVADMVGMKEKGNLLRRVFSYLSKVDYNAITSPELIGEIFSIIKEETGNQDPYKETRQKYNKMFLERLPAYEKEIEQSKNPFEEAVKYAIIGNVIDFNPIHELTILDVERHFKRLKGENLEINDAALLRKELETAKTILYLGDNCGEICLDKILLRKIKAMNPKVQIFFATRGAAVVNDSIEEDAYLVGIDEVATVVSNGDSSLGTVLSRTSKEFLQIYEKADVVIAKGQANYECLSTEKKNIYFLLMTKCQVIAKDIGVPEMKMILKRSDALKK; translated from the coding sequence ATGAAAATGCAGGAAAAATGTCTTCCATGTGTTGTAAATCAGGCGATTAAGGTTGCAGACATGGTCGGGATGAAAGAAAAAGGAAATTTATTGCGAAGAGTTTTTTCTTATCTTAGCAAGGTGGACTATAATGCCATCACATCACCGGAACTAATCGGAGAAATTTTTTCTATTATAAAAGAGGAAACAGGCAATCAGGACCCTTATAAGGAGACAAGACAAAAGTACAATAAAATGTTTTTAGAAAGACTGCCTGCATATGAAAAAGAGATAGAGCAGTCGAAAAATCCGTTTGAGGAAGCTGTAAAATATGCAATTATCGGAAATGTGATTGACTTTAACCCAATTCATGAGCTGACAATTTTAGATGTAGAACGTCATTTCAAGCGTTTGAAAGGCGAAAATCTGGAAATTAATGATGCTGCGCTTCTACGAAAAGAGCTTGAGACAGCGAAAACAATTCTATATTTAGGGGACAATTGTGGGGAAATTTGTCTGGATAAGATATTACTGAGAAAAATAAAAGCAATGAACCCAAAAGTTCAGATTTTCTTTGCAACAAGAGGAGCGGCGGTTGTAAACGATTCCATTGAGGAAGATGCTTATCTGGTTGGAATTGATGAGGTTGCAACGGTTGTGTCAAATGGGGATTCTTCACTTGGAACGGTTCTTTCGCGCACGTCAAAGGAGTTTTTGCAGATATATGAAAAAGCGGATGTGGTGATAGCCAAGGGACAGGCAAATTATGAATGTCTCAGTACAGAAAAAAAGAACATCTACTTTTTACTGATGACAAAATGTCAGGTAATTGCAAAAGATATTGGTGTGCCAGAGATGAAGATGATTTTAAAAAGAAGTGATGCACTGAAAAAATAA
- a CDS encoding SPL family radical SAM protein — protein MHFVQAKGILSQNNGMNLYRGCSHGCIYCDGRSKCYNFTHAFEDIEIKENAPELLEKALRSKRQKCMIGTGAMSDPYLHLEEKLGLTRKCLELIDRYEYGVTVHTKSNRVLRDMDLLQSIHEKAKAVVQMTLTTYDEELCKKIEPNVCTTRERFEVLMECKRRGIPTVVWLSPILPFINDTKENIDGILDYCIEAGVKGIIFFGIGVTLREGDREYFYSALDHDFPGMKERYIKTYGNAYELPSPNTRELTKLVMERCEETGILCKPEDCFAYLHEFPEKYVQQSLFD, from the coding sequence ATGCATTTTGTACAGGCAAAAGGAATCTTATCACAAAATAATGGAATGAATCTCTACCGGGGATGTTCACATGGCTGCATTTACTGCGATGGAAGAAGTAAATGTTACAATTTTACGCATGCATTTGAAGATATTGAAATCAAGGAGAATGCACCGGAGTTACTCGAAAAGGCGCTTCGTTCCAAACGTCAGAAATGTATGATTGGAACGGGTGCAATGAGCGACCCATATCTGCATTTAGAGGAAAAACTCGGACTCACAAGAAAGTGTCTGGAGTTGATTGACCGATATGAATATGGTGTGACAGTACATACAAAGTCCAATCGAGTGTTACGTGATATGGATCTTTTACAGTCCATCCATGAAAAAGCGAAAGCGGTTGTGCAGATGACACTAACAACCTATGATGAGGAATTATGTAAAAAAATTGAACCAAACGTATGTACGACAAGGGAGCGCTTCGAGGTTCTGATGGAATGTAAGAGACGTGGAATACCTACGGTTGTCTGGTTGTCTCCCATTTTGCCATTTATCAATGATACCAAAGAAAACATCGATGGAATTTTAGATTATTGCATTGAGGCAGGTGTAAAAGGAATCATCTTCTTTGGCATAGGCGTTACGCTTCGGGAAGGAGACCGCGAGTATTTTTACAGTGCGCTCGATCATGATTTTCCGGGAATGAAAGAACGGTATATTAAGACTTATGGGAATGCGTATGAACTTCCAAGCCCGAATACGAGGGAGTTAACAAAGCTGGTTATGGAAAGGTGCGAAGAGACAGGAATTTTATGTAAACCAGAGGACTGTTTTGCCTACTTGCATGAATTCCCGGAAAAATATGTACAGCAATCTTTGTTTGATTAG
- a CDS encoding aldo/keto reductase yields MYQAKETRYDRMKYQRCGNSGLMLPEVSLGFWHNFGDTGVYENMRQMVFTAFDNGITHFDLANNYGPEYGSAESNLGKLLKENFTAYRDELIISTKAGYDMWKGPYGNWGSRKYLLASLDQSLNRLGLDYVDIFYHHRMDPNTPLEETMGALDQAVKSGKALYAGISNYDGETMKRAAVILKELHCPFVINQNRYSIFDRTIEQNGLKQAAVEEKKGIIAFSPLAQGMLTDRYLHGIPKDSRISTDGRFLKKDQLTDAKLQQIQTLNEIAAQRGESLAQMALKWVLKDDVVTSVLIGASKPEQILDNIKVIESTGFSEEELRKIDEIAGV; encoded by the coding sequence ATGTATCAGGCAAAAGAAACACGATATGACCGTATGAAATACCAGCGTTGTGGCAACAGCGGTTTAATGCTGCCGGAGGTTTCACTTGGATTTTGGCATAATTTTGGGGATACCGGTGTCTATGAAAATATGCGCCAGATGGTTTTTACGGCATTTGACAATGGAATCACGCACTTTGACCTGGCAAATAACTATGGACCGGAATATGGAAGTGCGGAATCTAATCTTGGAAAATTGTTAAAAGAAAATTTTACTGCGTACCGCGATGAGTTAATCATCAGCACCAAGGCGGGATATGATATGTGGAAAGGTCCGTATGGCAACTGGGGCAGCCGGAAATATCTGCTGGCAAGCTTAGACCAGAGTTTAAATCGTCTCGGCTTAGACTACGTCGATATCTTCTATCATCACCGCATGGACCCGAACACGCCATTAGAGGAGACGATGGGTGCGCTTGACCAGGCGGTAAAAAGCGGAAAAGCCCTGTACGCAGGGATTTCAAACTATGATGGCGAAACCATGAAGCGTGCTGCAGTTATCTTAAAAGAACTACATTGCCCGTTTGTCATTAACCAGAACCGCTACTCTATTTTTGACCGCACCATCGAGCAAAATGGTTTAAAGCAGGCTGCGGTGGAAGAGAAAAAAGGAATTATTGCGTTCAGTCCTTTGGCACAGGGCATGTTGACAGACCGTTACCTGCACGGTATTCCAAAAGACAGCCGCATCAGCACAGACGGACGTTTCCTGAAAAAAGACCAGTTAACAGATGCAAAACTCCAGCAGATTCAGACGTTAAACGAGATTGCGGCGCAGCGTGGCGAAAGCCTTGCACAGATGGCATTGAAATGGGTTTTAAAAGATGACGTGGTGACGAGTGTACTGATTGGTGCATCGAAACCGGAACAGATTTTAGATAACATCAAAGTAATTGAAAGTACGGGATTTTCCGAGGAAGAGCTTCGCAAAATTGATGAAATCGCAGGTGTATAA
- a CDS encoding MerR family transcriptional regulator, which produces MYSIGQVSKMFDLPISTLRYYDKEGLFPNLKREGNIRKFSDAELEEIRVIECLKKSGLEIKDIKQFFEWSSQGSSTYENRKKMFELRKSAVEEEIHALEKTLAMLEFKCWYYEKAMADENEDGIKDMLPDKLPAKIQALYDKAHE; this is translated from the coding sequence ATGTATTCAATCGGACAAGTATCAAAAATGTTTGACCTTCCCATCTCGACTTTAAGATATTATGATAAAGAAGGTCTTTTCCCGAACTTAAAAAGAGAGGGAAATATTCGAAAATTCAGTGATGCAGAGTTAGAAGAGATCCGCGTCATTGAATGTCTTAAAAAATCTGGACTAGAAATCAAAGACATCAAACAATTTTTTGAGTGGAGCAGCCAGGGCAGTTCCACCTATGAAAATCGTAAAAAAATGTTTGAGCTTCGCAAATCCGCTGTCGAGGAAGAAATCCATGCCCTCGAAAAAACACTTGCCATGCTGGAATTCAAGTGTTGGTATTATGAAAAAGCGATGGCTGATGAAAATGAAGACGGCATCAAAGACATGTTGCCGGATAAATTGCCTGCCAAAATCCAGGCACTATACGATAAGGCACATGAATAA
- a CDS encoding type II toxin-antitoxin system Phd/YefM family antitoxin, translating into MAIATHLLQSLVPISQFNKGQAAKIFDRLRSEKELIVLKNNQPSAVILSPEEYTRLTEIEEDYLLLLEANKRMEENGNNKTVSFDSVTNDLGISEDELLETEDVDIE; encoded by the coding sequence ATGGCAATTGCGACACATCTTTTACAAAGTCTTGTCCCTATTTCACAGTTTAATAAAGGTCAGGCAGCTAAAATATTTGATAGACTCCGCTCAGAAAAGGAGCTAATTGTACTAAAGAATAATCAGCCATCGGCGGTTATTTTATCTCCGGAAGAATATACACGATTAACAGAAATTGAAGAGGATTATCTTCTTTTGTTAGAAGCAAACAAGAGAATGGAAGAGAATGGTAACAATAAGACCGTTTCATTTGATTCTGTGACGAATGATTTAGGAATTTCGGAGGACGAACTTTTAGAGACGGAGGATGTGGATATCGAATGA
- a CDS encoding DUF1848 domain-containing protein yields the protein MIIQTGMRTDIPAFYSEWLVNRIKEGYVLVRNPYNQSQVTKYSLSPDFVDLIAFCTKNPAPMLAHMDVLRPYGQYWFVTITPYGRDVEPHVPAKEIVMEDFKKLSNLVGVDSVGWRYDPIFIDANHSVAWHIATFEKMAKNLSGYTKTCVISFLDIYKKVEHNFPTARAVSKNDRIAIGKAFVEIAVTYGMTIRPCAEGDELAAFGADCSGCMTVNTFETALHAHLDVPKRKTNQRNGQCACLLGVDIGAYDTCGHLCKYCYANANAGLVQENRKKHDPTSPFLLGTHMLGDVIHEAKQESWVDGQMRLDLLQ from the coding sequence ATGATTATACAGACAGGAATGAGAACCGATATTCCGGCATTTTATTCGGAATGGCTTGTAAACAGAATCAAAGAAGGCTACGTGCTCGTGCGCAATCCTTACAATCAGAGTCAGGTGACAAAATACAGTTTGTCGCCTGATTTTGTCGACCTTATCGCATTCTGCACAAAAAATCCGGCGCCGATGCTTGCGCACATGGATGTTTTAAGACCATACGGTCAGTACTGGTTTGTCACCATCACCCCTTATGGGCGGGATGTGGAACCTCATGTTCCCGCCAAAGAAATTGTGATGGAAGACTTCAAAAAGCTGTCAAACCTTGTCGGTGTGGACAGTGTGGGATGGCGATACGACCCGATTTTTATCGATGCGAACCACTCCGTTGCATGGCACATCGCCACATTTGAAAAAATGGCAAAAAATCTTTCCGGCTATACCAAAACCTGTGTCATCAGCTTCCTTGATATTTACAAAAAGGTGGAACACAATTTTCCAACTGCGAGAGCCGTTTCAAAAAACGACAGAATCGCAATCGGAAAAGCATTTGTAGAGATTGCCGTCACTTACGGAATGACCATTCGCCCCTGCGCAGAAGGGGACGAGCTGGCTGCGTTTGGCGCAGACTGTTCCGGCTGCATGACCGTAAACACTTTTGAAACAGCTCTCCATGCGCACTTAGATGTGCCAAAAAGAAAGACAAATCAGCGAAACGGACAATGCGCCTGCCTGCTCGGTGTCGATATCGGAGCATACGATACCTGCGGTCATCTTTGCAAATACTGCTACGCGAACGCCAATGCCGGGCTGGTACAAGAAAACCGGAAAAAACATGACCCGACGTCTCCGTTTTTACTAGGAACTCACATGCTGGGTGACGTGATTCATGAAGCAAAGCAGGAGAGCTGGGTGGATGGACAGATGAGGCTGGATTTATTACAATAA